In Rhodococcus sp. OK302, one genomic interval encodes:
- a CDS encoding PHP domain-containing protein: MRIDLHTHSNASDGTDTPAALVHAARDAGLDVVALTDHDTTAGWTEAADALPAGLSLVRGMEMSCEGRGESGWPVAVHLLSYLFDPTHPEFAKERERLRGERVERIRVMASLMARDGLPIDPDQILADAGPSVGRPHIAAALLKAGVVSSIGEAFTDLLSTRGRYDVPKYDTPIEYAVELVAAAGGVTVLAHGRARSRGGVLAVDHIRDLAGLGLGGLEVDHPDHRSEDRAVLRRLADDLGLAVTGSSDYHGENKTIGLGDELTDEAEFEKLISVATGVEVLTR; encoded by the coding sequence GTGCGAATAGACCTTCACACCCATTCCAATGCATCCGACGGCACGGACACCCCCGCCGCTCTCGTGCACGCCGCCCGCGACGCCGGACTCGACGTCGTCGCCCTCACCGACCACGACACCACCGCCGGCTGGACGGAAGCGGCAGACGCACTGCCGGCCGGGCTCAGTCTGGTTCGCGGCATGGAAATGTCTTGTGAAGGACGCGGCGAAAGCGGCTGGCCGGTAGCGGTCCATCTGTTGTCGTACCTGTTCGACCCAACGCACCCCGAGTTCGCGAAAGAACGCGAACGGTTGCGTGGTGAGCGCGTCGAGCGAATTCGGGTAATGGCCTCCCTCATGGCTCGCGACGGCTTGCCCATCGATCCCGACCAAATTTTGGCGGACGCCGGGCCTTCCGTCGGTCGTCCCCATATCGCTGCGGCGCTGTTGAAAGCCGGAGTGGTCTCCAGTATCGGGGAAGCATTCACCGATCTGCTGTCCACTCGTGGGCGCTACGACGTCCCCAAATACGACACACCGATCGAATATGCCGTCGAATTGGTGGCCGCAGCCGGTGGCGTGACCGTGCTCGCTCACGGACGTGCACGCTCACGCGGCGGTGTCCTCGCAGTCGATCACATTCGCGACCTTGCCGGGTTGGGCCTCGGTGGCCTCGAAGTAGACCACCCGGACCATCGCAGCGAGGACCGCGCCGTACTCCGCCGTCTAGCTGACGACCTCGGGCTCGCAGTCACCGGATCGTCCGACTATCACGGTGAAAACAAGACGATCGGCCTCGGCGACGAACTCACCGACGAGGCAGAGTTCGAGAAACTGATTTCGGTGGCAACTGGCGTCGAGGTGCTTACGCGCTGA
- a CDS encoding ABC transporter permease has translation MSIFTGAWDYIVDPANWSGATGIGTRILQHLWYSVLAVALSAVIAVPVGLIIGHLRRGQIVVVSLVNALRSIPTLGLLTFLVLLMGLGVMPPILALVILGIPPLLAGIYAGIANVDSDVVEAARAVGMTELQVLFRVEIPNALPLILGGLRNATLQVIATATVAAYVNLGGLGRYIFDGIALYKYDRVMVGAILVAVLALVVDGLLALVVWASVPGTGRLRRTPDLARL, from the coding sequence ATGAGTATCTTCACCGGCGCGTGGGATTACATAGTCGATCCCGCGAATTGGAGTGGCGCCACCGGAATCGGTACCCGCATACTGCAGCACCTCTGGTACAGCGTGCTGGCGGTTGCCCTGTCAGCAGTGATCGCAGTACCCGTCGGACTGATCATCGGGCACCTACGCCGCGGCCAGATCGTTGTCGTCAGCCTCGTCAACGCACTTCGATCAATCCCCACGCTGGGACTGCTGACATTCCTGGTCCTGCTGATGGGGCTCGGCGTGATGCCGCCGATCCTCGCGCTGGTCATTCTCGGCATTCCGCCACTACTCGCGGGAATTTATGCCGGGATCGCGAACGTCGACAGCGACGTCGTAGAGGCCGCGCGAGCAGTCGGAATGACTGAACTGCAGGTGCTATTCCGTGTCGAAATTCCGAATGCCCTGCCGCTGATTCTGGGTGGGTTGCGCAATGCCACCCTGCAGGTCATCGCCACCGCGACGGTTGCCGCGTACGTCAATCTCGGGGGCCTCGGCCGGTACATCTTCGACGGGATCGCGCTCTACAAATACGACCGTGTCATGGTCGGGGCAATACTGGTCGCTGTGCTGGCACTCGTCGTCGACGGCCTTCTTGCACTTGTCGTGTGGGCGTCCGTTCCGGGAACCGGGCGACTGCGTCGTACGCCGGATCTCGCGCGGTTGTAA
- a CDS encoding MarC family protein, with protein sequence MLDTTLYLTVFITLFVIMDPPGVIPVFLSLVGRKSREDRNRAAWQAPAVSLAVISVFAVGGQAILSYLHIGIPALQGAGGLLLLLIALELLTGKSSNRPEGADDVNVALVPLGTPMMAGPGAIAAVIVFVAQANGEAASYLAIALAILSIHFVLFIVLRFSTVLIRVLGVGGISLLARIAGLLLAAIAVQLIAESVRGFIVGA encoded by the coding sequence ATGCTCGATACCACGCTGTACCTCACCGTATTCATCACATTGTTTGTCATCATGGACCCGCCCGGTGTCATTCCGGTGTTTCTGTCCCTGGTTGGGCGCAAGAGCCGGGAAGACCGCAACCGCGCGGCCTGGCAAGCCCCAGCAGTTTCACTCGCCGTCATTTCCGTCTTCGCAGTCGGTGGGCAAGCGATCCTCAGCTATCTGCACATCGGCATCCCGGCACTGCAGGGCGCCGGTGGATTGCTGCTTCTGCTGATCGCTCTCGAACTACTGACGGGCAAGTCGTCGAATCGCCCGGAGGGTGCCGACGACGTCAATGTGGCCTTGGTGCCGTTGGGAACTCCCATGATGGCGGGCCCCGGCGCAATTGCCGCTGTCATCGTCTTCGTCGCTCAGGCCAACGGGGAGGCGGCGTCGTATCTTGCAATCGCCTTGGCGATCCTCTCCATTCACTTCGTACTGTTCATCGTTCTACGATTCTCGACGGTACTGATTCGTGTTCTCGGTGTCGGTGGAATCTCGTTGCTGGCTCGTATCGCCGGTTTGTTGCTCGCTGCCATTGCTGTTCAACTCATTGCGGAGTCGGTCCGCGGATTCATCGTGGGAGCGTGA
- a CDS encoding NAD(P)-dependent malic enzyme, whose translation MSLVTEAINVPKVELTDEEIFAAHVGGKLSVETTAPLDTQRALSIAYTPGVAQVSRAIAADASLVDKYTWTNRLVVVVSDGTAVLGLGDIGPRASLPVMEGKSALFKTFAGLNSIPLVLDTTDPDEIVETLIRLRPSFGAVNLEDISAPRCFEIEKRVIEALDCPVMHDDQHGTAIVVLAALMGAVKVQDRDITALKIVISGAGAAGVACANILLAAGIKDVIVLDSKGIISNERNDLNDIKAELAARTNPREVHGGAAGALEGADVFLGVSAGKIPEEFIASMAADSIVFALSNPDPEIHPETAAKYAAIVATGRSDFPNQINNVLAFPGVFRGALDAGARRITEGMKLAAAEAILSVVGDELAVDKIVPSPLDPRVAPAVAAAVAAAAHAEGVTS comes from the coding sequence GTGTCCCTTGTGACTGAAGCCATCAACGTACCCAAGGTCGAGCTGACCGACGAAGAAATCTTTGCCGCTCACGTCGGTGGCAAGCTCTCTGTCGAGACCACCGCGCCGCTCGATACGCAGCGCGCACTGTCCATCGCGTACACGCCGGGCGTCGCCCAGGTGAGCCGCGCTATCGCCGCCGACGCGTCCCTCGTGGACAAGTACACCTGGACCAACCGACTCGTCGTGGTTGTCAGTGACGGCACCGCGGTCCTCGGTCTCGGCGACATCGGCCCCCGCGCGTCGCTGCCCGTCATGGAGGGCAAGTCCGCACTGTTCAAGACCTTTGCCGGACTCAACTCCATCCCGCTCGTCCTCGACACCACGGACCCCGACGAGATCGTCGAGACTCTCATCCGTCTGCGGCCGAGCTTCGGCGCCGTCAACCTCGAGGACATCTCGGCACCGCGTTGCTTCGAGATCGAGAAGCGCGTCATCGAGGCTCTCGATTGCCCCGTCATGCATGACGATCAGCACGGCACCGCGATCGTGGTGCTGGCCGCGCTCATGGGCGCTGTCAAGGTCCAGGACCGCGACATCACCGCGCTGAAGATCGTTATCTCCGGCGCTGGTGCAGCCGGCGTTGCCTGCGCGAACATTCTGCTGGCCGCGGGCATCAAGGATGTCATCGTGCTTGATTCCAAGGGAATCATCTCGAACGAGCGTAATGACCTCAACGACATCAAGGCCGAGTTGGCTGCTCGTACCAACCCCCGTGAGGTGCACGGCGGCGCCGCCGGTGCTCTCGAAGGCGCCGATGTCTTCCTCGGCGTTTCGGCCGGCAAGATCCCGGAAGAGTTCATCGCTTCCATGGCTGCCGATTCGATCGTCTTTGCACTGTCCAACCCGGACCCGGAAATCCACCCGGAGACCGCAGCCAAGTACGCGGCCATCGTCGCAACGGGCCGCAGTGATTTCCCGAACCAGATCAACAACGTCCTTGCCTTCCCCGGCGTTTTCCGCGGCGCGCTCGACGCCGGAGCCCGTCGCATCACCGAAGGTATGAAACTTGCTGCCGCCGAGGCGATCCTGTCGGTGGTCGGCGACGAGTTGGCCGTGGACAAGATCGTCCCCAGCCCACTCGACCCTCGCGTGGCTCCCGCAGTAGCGGCAGCCGTCGCGGCCGCAGCGCATGCTGAGGGCGTGACCAGCTAA